A window of Sporohalobacter salinus genomic DNA:
TTATGGGGATTATAATTTTATTTAAATTTATGGAGGTTAATGCCAAATGAAGCCAAATATAAATTTCAAGTGTACTAGTGATGATTTAGAAGAGATACCACAGGAAGTAATAGATAATACTGGTTTAAACTTTCCAAAAGCTCATACTAATAAGGATGATATAAGTACTTTAGCTAAGGCTTTGAAAGAAGATAAGGGGGATAAAATTTGTAGAGTTCCTTTCTGTGTAACAGTAGAAGCTGAAGCATTAGGAGCAGATATTAAGTTAGGTAATAATAATGTAGGGCCAAGGGTTAATGATTATATATTTGATAGTGTTGAAGACTTAGGTGATATTGGAGAATTAGATTTGACTAATGGTAGGATAAAAGAAGTTTTAACTGCTGTTGAAACTTTAAGTCAAGAAGGTGAATTTGTCATATTAAGTGTAGAAGGGCCCTTGACAATTATATCTTCTTTAATTGATCCAATTAATTTTTATAAGGGAATTAAAAAGAATAAGGAAGTAATTAATAAGTTTATGGAAGTAATTGAGGACAGTATTGTTAAATATATTTTAGCAGGAATTAATAAGGGAGCTAAAATAATATCTTATGCTGATCCAGCTGGCTCAATGGATATTGTTGGCCCGAAAATATACAAAGAAATAAATGGTCAAGTTACTTATAATGTACTACAGAGGATTGAAGATGAATTAGATAGTGAAATAATCCATTTATGTGGTAAGACTTCGACGGCTTTTGATGAATTAGGCTATATTAAATCAACTTCTATAGAAGTTGAAGGAAAAAACACATATGGTGAAGTGATAATTGAATTATTGACTAGTGATAAAAATATAAAGTTTCTAGGGCATAAGTGTATTAAGCAGACACCGGCTGAACTGGAAAAAGATTACGTTTGGGAGCTAGAATTAATTTAAGTTTAAATTTGTACTAATAAAAAATTAAATAAATTATAAAAATATTTGTGATTGAAAGGAGCAGAAATGATGTTTGATATTCCAGAG
This region includes:
- a CDS encoding uroporphyrinogen decarboxylase family protein produces the protein MKPNINFKCTSDDLEEIPQEVIDNTGLNFPKAHTNKDDISTLAKALKEDKGDKICRVPFCVTVEAEALGADIKLGNNNVGPRVNDYIFDSVEDLGDIGELDLTNGRIKEVLTAVETLSQEGEFVILSVEGPLTIISSLIDPINFYKGIKKNKEVINKFMEVIEDSIVKYILAGINKGAKIISYADPAGSMDIVGPKIYKEINGQVTYNVLQRIEDELDSEIIHLCGKTSTAFDELGYIKSTSIEVEGKNTYGEVIIELLTSDKNIKFLGHKCIKQTPAELEKDYVWELELI